A genomic region of Vitreimonas flagellata contains the following coding sequences:
- a CDS encoding inner membrane-spanning protein YciB: MTEELTPLATAKPKQQGGPNQLLIDLGPVIIYVVAFNVLQRIEATKENAVYIATGIFMAATIAAIAWCKIKQGRIPPVLIITGVIVTAFGGLTIALHDPTFIQIKPTFTYLFYVAAVLGSLAIRQNVWKLLFGHAFNLPDKIWTILALRWSAFFAFQAVLNEVIRNTQTFEFWLNSRPFIVFPLTILFAVLNTPIVLKHQREEPETAAETSQGA, translated from the coding sequence ATGACCGAAGAACTGACCCCGCTGGCCACCGCCAAACCAAAGCAGCAAGGCGGCCCCAACCAGCTGCTGATCGATCTCGGCCCCGTCATCATCTACGTGGTCGCCTTCAACGTGCTGCAGCGCATCGAGGCGACGAAAGAGAACGCGGTCTATATCGCGACCGGCATCTTTATGGCCGCAACCATCGCTGCGATTGCCTGGTGCAAGATCAAGCAAGGCCGTATTCCGCCGGTTCTGATCATCACGGGTGTGATCGTCACCGCGTTTGGCGGCCTCACCATCGCGCTGCACGACCCGACTTTCATTCAGATCAAGCCGACTTTCACCTATCTGTTTTATGTCGCGGCTGTGCTGGGCTCGCTGGCGATCAGACAAAATGTTTGGAAGCTGCTCTTCGGCCACGCGTTTAATTTGCCGGACAAGATTTGGACGATCCTGGCGCTGCGTTGGTCGGCGTTTTTTGCGTTTCAGGCGGTGCTCAATGAAGTGATCCGCAACACACAGACATTCGAGTTTTGGCTGAACTCACGCCCCTTCATTGTGTTTCCGCTGACGATTCTGTTTGCCGTCCTCAACACGCCGATCGTCCTCAAGCATCAGCGCGAGGAGCCAGAGACGGCTGCGGAAACATCACAGGGCGCTTAA
- a CDS encoding peptidylprolyl isomerase, whose protein sequence is MRLQALAAALLVAACASAPASSEAQTAPVPSMGEILEQSPASDWRAVDPENTIYMDLPTGRVIIELAPEYASNHAANIRALARAHYWDGAAIVRSQDNYVVQWGRDEGDTTAYGEAQRSLQPEFDRPRSGVEITRLQDPDSYAREVGFASGFPVAGQNGRTWLAHCYGMVGAGRGDTADSGSGAELYVVIGQAPRHLDRNVTLVGRVLQGIELLSVMPRGTGPLGFYETPEERTIIRSVRLASELPESERVNLQTLRTDSATFRTLTESRRTRRDPWFLEPTGRINVCNVPLPVRVAP, encoded by the coding sequence ATGCGTCTGCAGGCTTTGGCGGCGGCTTTGTTGGTGGCGGCGTGCGCGAGCGCACCCGCAAGTTCCGAGGCGCAAACCGCGCCGGTTCCGTCGATGGGCGAAATCCTGGAGCAATCGCCGGCCTCCGATTGGCGCGCCGTCGATCCTGAGAACACGATCTACATGGATCTGCCTACCGGCCGCGTGATCATCGAACTCGCACCCGAGTACGCGTCCAACCACGCCGCCAATATTCGTGCGTTGGCTCGGGCGCATTATTGGGATGGCGCAGCGATCGTGCGCTCGCAGGACAATTACGTCGTCCAGTGGGGCCGCGACGAAGGCGACACGACTGCGTATGGCGAGGCGCAACGCTCCCTGCAGCCGGAATTCGATCGCCCGCGCAGCGGCGTCGAGATCACACGCCTGCAAGACCCGGATTCATATGCGCGTGAAGTTGGTTTTGCTAGCGGCTTCCCGGTCGCGGGCCAGAACGGCCGCACCTGGCTCGCGCATTGCTACGGCATGGTCGGCGCTGGTCGTGGCGACACGGCAGATAGCGGCAGCGGCGCGGAGCTCTATGTCGTCATCGGCCAAGCCCCGCGTCACCTCGATCGCAACGTGACGCTTGTAGGGCGCGTGTTGCAGGGCATCGAATTGCTCTCCGTCATGCCGCGCGGCACGGGGCCGTTGGGCTTCTACGAGACGCCGGAGGAGCGCACGATCATCCGTTCGGTGCGTCTGGCGTCTGAGCTGCCGGAAAGCGAGCGCGTCAATCTACAAACGCTGCGCACCGACAGCGCCACCTTCCGCACGCTTACCGAAAGCCGACGCACCCGCCGCGATCCGTGGTTCCTGGAGCCAACGGGCCGCATCAATGTTTGCAACGTGCCGCTGCCGGTACGCGTCGCGCCATAA
- the ftsY gene encoding signal recognition particle-docking protein FtsY — translation MIWGLFDKKKKQAESAQPEEQAKGLFDGLRKSSSKLAESFTSVFTKEKLDAADLAELEDALVASDMGAAAAARIAGALAEQRFSKENGVEEARIALAGEVARLLKPREATLDLTNGPKPRIVLVIGVNGSGKTTTIGKLANNLTNAGAKVVIGAADTFRAAAIEQLKVWADRAEASFVSSTQGADAAGVAFETVKRAKEENADVALIDTAGRLQNKSELMAELAKIVRVMRKIDEDAPHETLLVLDATVGQNALSQVESFRSVTDITGLVMTKLDGTAKGGVLVAVAQRHAIPIHFIGVGEKAEDLQPFDAASFSRALVGLE, via the coding sequence ATGATTTGGGGTCTGTTCGACAAGAAAAAGAAGCAGGCCGAAAGCGCGCAGCCGGAAGAGCAAGCCAAGGGCTTGTTCGATGGCCTGCGTAAGTCTTCGAGCAAGCTCGCCGAAAGCTTCACCTCCGTCTTCACGAAGGAAAAGCTCGATGCTGCGGATTTGGCCGAACTCGAAGACGCGCTCGTTGCGTCCGACATGGGCGCGGCCGCTGCGGCGCGTATTGCAGGCGCTTTGGCGGAGCAGCGTTTCAGCAAAGAGAACGGCGTTGAAGAAGCGCGCATCGCGCTCGCAGGCGAAGTGGCGCGGCTTCTGAAACCGCGCGAAGCGACGCTTGATCTCACCAATGGGCCGAAGCCGCGCATCGTGCTGGTGATCGGCGTCAATGGCTCGGGCAAGACGACGACGATCGGCAAGCTCGCCAACAATCTCACCAATGCTGGCGCGAAAGTCGTGATCGGCGCGGCCGATACGTTCCGCGCCGCCGCGATCGAACAGCTCAAAGTCTGGGCCGATCGCGCCGAGGCTTCCTTCGTCAGCTCCACGCAAGGGGCGGATGCTGCCGGCGTGGCGTTTGAGACGGTGAAGCGCGCCAAGGAAGAGAACGCCGACGTCGCTCTGATCGACACGGCGGGGCGCTTGCAAAACAAGTCAGAGTTGATGGCGGAGCTCGCCAAGATCGTGCGCGTTATGCGCAAGATCGATGAAGACGCGCCGCACGAAACGCTGCTCGTGTTGGATGCGACGGTCGGCCAAAACGCGCTGTCTCAGGTGGAAAGCTTCCGCTCGGTGACGGATATCACGGGCCTCGTGATGACCAAGCTCGACGGCACGGCCAAAGGCGGCGTGCTCGTTGCTGTCGCGCAACGCCACGCCATCCCGATCCACTTCATCGGCGTCGGCGAAAAGGCGGAAGATCTGCAGCCCTTCGACGCCGCGAGCTTCTCTCGCGCACTCGTCGGTCTCGAATAA